In the genome of Drosophila kikkawai strain 14028-0561.14 chromosome 2R, DkikHiC1v2, whole genome shotgun sequence, the window AATATCCTCATTGTTCCCTGTCATTTCCTAAATTTAAAGTGTATtatgttataaataattaataaataataattggatGGTTCACCTGGTTGGTTGCGGTTTGCGGTGTGAAGATTTTGGGCGGCAGCTCAAGGTTCTTGGTGGGGGAATTCCTAAGGAATTCCAACTTACGCTGAACCTGAGGATTCTTTTGAACTTTGTACTGTTTCAGTTCTTGGTTTTCCAGTGGCTTTGGAACTATTTCGGCATCCTCTGTATTTATCTCCAGTTGCTTTGGAACTATATCAATCTGTAGTGGCTTTGGAACTATCTCAATCTTTTCTGTGGTTTGgagtttttcagtttttcccTCAATTTTTTGAGGGGTTTTCTTCACTATCTGGTTTTTTTCCATTGGCTTAAAAGGTAACTCTAGTTTATCTATTTTGTTCtcattttccttattttccgAATCCTCCTGGGATTCCTTGAATCCGTTTGTCACTTCAATTTTCTTGGCACTTCGCTGGCAAGCCTTAAAAAATTCCTCATTTTCATCCCCACCCAGGTTTAGGGAGACGAACGAGATATCCATAAGGTTGACATCTTCCTCAGTCTTGGAATCCGGCTGGGAACCCTTGTTCAGTTTCGGCGTTTCAAATGTTTCGGTAACCCTCACGAGTTCTTTCTCACAAAGTCCCGCAACATCGTCAGACTTCTTGACTTTCAGCCTTGCAAATTTCTCGGCAAGGCGATGGCAATTCTCCAGAAGATCTTCGTCATCGCTGACGAGTTCATCTGCCATGCGATGGAATTTCTCAAAGAGTATCGCATCATCGACTTGTTTGGTTTTCTAAAGTAGaaatacaaatgaataaaatataaacgaaCCTCGAGAATAGTATTACCTTTACGGGCGAGTCATCCCCAAAACACAATCTGAGATTTTTCTGGCATTTTAACTTATTCTTAAGAGTGTTGAGCATGTTTATCAAACCATCAAGATCCAGTTTAAAATTACGCAGTGGCTTGCCCAGTCTTTTGCGTAATTTCTAAGGAAAAACTTgtgtaaaaaattatatatttaaacgtTGGTGTCCTTACCTTCGGTTTACGCTGGATCAATGAAGGTCCGGCCATTGTCCTGTTGTGCTTTGAGTTCGGGGCGTTCTGAAAATACACATTTAACTAAAGTATTTTACCTACTAAATAGGGAAAAAACTGCTCTGACTCTGTATTATggcttttaaataatttttttaataatttgtatataaaataatcaacTACTTAGAATAAACTAATAGCCTGGGAATCCTTGTTGGATAATCTATCCGgcatgatttttataaatcgaAATTTTATGATATTCATcagtaataataaaacttgGCAAAAAAGAGCATGAAGCTCTTTTAATTAAGAGAT includes:
- the LOC108076155 gene encoding uncharacterized protein isoform X1 produces the protein MAGPSLIQRKPKKLRKRLGKPLRNFKLDLDGLINMLNTLKNKLKCQKNLRLCFGDDSPVKKTKQVDDAILFEKFHRMADELVSDDEDLLENCHRLAEKFARLKVKKSDDVAGLCEKELVRVTETFETPKLNKGSQPDSKTEEDVNLMDISFVSLNLGGDENEEFFKACQRSAKKIEVTNGFKESQEDSENKENENKIDKLELPFKPMEKNQIVKKTPQKIEGKTEKLQTTEKIEIVPKPLQIDIVPKQLEINTEDAEIVPKPLENQELKQYKVQKNPQVQRKLEFLRNSPTKNLELPPKIFTPQTATNQEMTGNNEDIEEGEIINDDCVLLEPPNVPINNDGDKSQPDTKPISTEKGFEASLTIENNCDSVIPLKDSIGGEIVTMQKDKGNRKTDTAGMKDFRFSTAEKKQVRKYNSNIFNPTGKSDKPVETIGHPNWNKRNIIIDGSNVAFAHGRSTCFSSEGLQYCLQYFSRMGHDVRAVVPLFRRNAFQSSNPQLLDQLYKGGKIWFTPCKNFYGHKSVSYDDRLPTREMRPWSPMTTTET
- the LOC108076155 gene encoding uncharacterized protein isoform X2 → MAGPSLIQRKPKKLRKRLGKPLRNFKLDLDGLINMLNTLKNKLKCQKNLRLCFGDDSPVKKTKQVDDAILFEKFHRMADELVSDDEDLLENCHRLAEKFARLKVKKSDDVAGLCEKELVRVTETFETPKLNKGSQPDSKTEEDVNLMDISFVSLNLGGDENEEFFKACQRSAKKIEVTNGFKESQEDSENKENENKIDKLELPFKPMEKNQIVKKTPQKIEGKTEKLQTTEKIEIVPKPLQIDIVPKQLEINTEDAEIVPKPLENQELKQYKVQKNPQVQRKLEFLRNSPTKNLELPPKIFTPQTATNQEMTGNNEDIEEGEIINDDCVLLEPPNVPINNDGDKSQPDTKPISTEKGFEASLTIENNCDSVIPLKDSIGGEIVTMQKDKGNRKSDKPVETIGHPNWNKRNIIIDGSNVAFAHGRSTCFSSEGLQYCLQYFSRMGHDVRAVVPLFRRNAFQSSNPQLLDQLYKGGKIWFTPCKNFYGHKSVSYDDRLPTREMRPWSPMTTTET